In the uncultured Methanobacterium sp. genome, one interval contains:
- the afpA gene encoding archaeoflavoprotein AfpA codes for MEKKKKIAWGITGAGDKILETMKVMEKIRLEFEDQVDIEVFISKSGDQVVKYYGISNDIESNFDRVWVEINANAPFLAGNIQLGKYEFMLIAPATSNTVAKIAMRMGDTLISNAAIMGQKADVPIYILPSDVEEGVTITQLPDGKDLKITIRKEDVEHVEKLAKMYETYILKEPNEMVEVFRKHFR; via the coding sequence ATGGAAAAGAAAAAGAAGATAGCATGGGGAATTACCGGTGCCGGTGATAAAATACTGGAAACAATGAAAGTCATGGAAAAAATACGATTAGAATTCGAAGACCAGGTGGATATAGAGGTATTCATATCCAAATCGGGGGATCAAGTCGTTAAATATTATGGGATATCCAATGACATAGAAAGCAACTTTGACCGGGTATGGGTTGAAATCAATGCCAACGCTCCATTTTTAGCAGGAAATATTCAGTTAGGTAAATATGAGTTCATGCTGATTGCTCCGGCCACCTCCAATACTGTGGCCAAAATCGCCATGAGAATGGGAGACACTCTCATCTCCAATGCAGCAATAATGGGTCAAAAAGCCGATGTTCCCATTTACATATTACCCTCTGATGTTGAAGAGGGTGTGACTATTACCCAGCTTCCAGATGGAAAAGATTTGAAAATTACAATTAGGAAAGAAGATGTGGAGCACGTGGAAAAATTGGCCAAGATGTACGAAACTTATATTTTAAAAGAACCTAATGAAATGGTGGAAGTGTTCCGGAAGCATTTTCGCTGA
- a CDS encoding YbaN family protein yields METKRLFFFSLGAILLGLGAVGVVLPVLPTTPLVLASFFCFTKSSKRAERWILSNRYFGSYIENYQTKQGIPLDIKIKSIVFLWVTLMVSCYLFQDRSYLLIILPTVGLAVTLHIILLKTKKSAGNQCILKTHSGQI; encoded by the coding sequence ATGGAAACAAAGCGTTTATTTTTCTTCAGTTTAGGTGCTATTTTACTTGGACTAGGGGCTGTAGGAGTGGTTCTTCCAGTATTACCCACCACTCCCCTGGTTTTAGCTTCATTTTTTTGCTTTACCAAAAGTTCCAAAAGGGCAGAAAGATGGATTCTTAGTAACCGTTATTTTGGAAGTTATATAGAAAATTACCAGACCAAACAGGGAATACCACTGGATATTAAAATTAAAAGCATTGTTTTTTTATGGGTCACGTTAATGGTATCATGTTACCTTTTCCAGGACAGAAGTTATCTTCTTATTATATTACCAACCGTGGGATTGGCTGTAACCCTGCATATCATTTTACTTAAAACCAAAAAATCAGCTGGGAATCAATGCATCCTGAAAACACATTCTGGGCAGATATAA
- a CDS encoding potassium channel family protein: MDRHYKVIFEALLSVLIIIELLFLVLVSIGFIAGIKTGSVYAFGNWDIIIGILILIDFVLFRVIRGDNQNSWDFIQENWVYIIASVPLFFICFNIFHLMDFKIFVGLIGIIRIYALFRVLQITSGEVRKYPQKTKLDYATFVLLLVIILGSYLFFIVESGVNPEVPSYEAAIWYAIVSMTTVGYGDIVPVTLIGHIIGTILILTGMGYLSLVTATLAFSFIEIFRKESKKASNKLGKTAEGLKESFDSHEEKIDKVLKRMDEIENKLDEMENKRQ; encoded by the coding sequence ATGGATCGACACTATAAAGTAATTTTTGAAGCATTATTATCAGTTTTGATAATAATTGAACTCTTATTTTTGGTTTTAGTATCTATCGGATTTATTGCAGGTATAAAAACCGGCTCTGTTTATGCTTTCGGTAATTGGGATATAATAATTGGCATCCTTATTCTGATTGATTTTGTACTCTTTAGAGTTATAAGGGGGGACAATCAGAATAGCTGGGATTTTATTCAAGAAAATTGGGTTTATATAATTGCCAGTGTTCCTTTATTCTTTATCTGTTTCAATATATTCCATTTAATGGATTTTAAGATATTCGTAGGATTAATTGGAATAATAAGGATCTATGCACTCTTCAGAGTCCTTCAAATAACCTCGGGGGAGGTCCGTAAATATCCTCAAAAAACTAAATTGGATTATGCTACCTTTGTGCTGTTGCTGGTCATTATATTGGGCTCATACCTATTTTTTATAGTTGAAAGCGGGGTTAACCCCGAGGTTCCCAGTTATGAAGCTGCAATCTGGTATGCAATTGTTTCCATGACCACTGTCGGTTATGGGGATATAGTTCCAGTCACGTTAATTGGCCATATAATAGGGACAATTCTTATATTAACTGGAATGGGATATCTGAGTTTAGTCACAGCCACTTTAGCTTTTTCTTTCATTGAAATATTTAGAAAAGAAAGTAAAAAAGCATCTAATAAGCTTGGAAAAACTGCAGAAGGGCTTAAGGAAAGTTTTGATAGTCATGAAGAAAAAATTGATAAAGTCCTGAAGAGAATGGATGAAATCGAGAATAAACTTGATGAAATGGAAAATAAACGTCAATAA
- a CDS encoding PadR family transcriptional regulator, translated as MVRISDLEASILGLIYEEPQHGYQLEKTIEGWGMRNWTTIGFSSIYYVLKKLEKKELVSSKLEKVEGKPSRKVFTITDLGRKTMEEKIRDLLSWNKKIISPIDLGLAYLNYLQPEEVIKCLENYTESAQGRIKFLESSVKTQEELGAPYYVVALFSRPLASLKTEMAWVEEFIEKIKKEENL; from the coding sequence ATGGTTAGAATATCGGACTTGGAAGCATCCATTTTGGGCCTGATTTACGAGGAACCACAGCACGGTTACCAGCTTGAAAAGACCATTGAAGGATGGGGAATGCGTAATTGGACAACTATAGGGTTTTCATCCATTTATTACGTCTTAAAGAAGTTGGAGAAGAAGGAACTGGTCTCATCAAAACTGGAAAAAGTGGAAGGAAAACCATCACGAAAGGTTTTCACCATCACTGACCTTGGAAGGAAAACCATGGAAGAAAAGATCCGTGATCTTCTCTCCTGGAATAAAAAAATAATTTCACCCATTGACCTGGGCCTGGCTTATCTTAACTATCTCCAACCAGAGGAAGTCATCAAATGCCTGGAAAATTATACAGAATCAGCACAGGGCAGGATCAAATTCCTGGAAAGTTCGGTGAAGACACAGGAAGAATTAGGGGCCCCATACTATGTGGTGGCACTTTTTAGCAGGCCACTGGCAAGTCTTAAAACAGAAATGGCCTGGGTGGAAGAATTCATTGAAAAAATTAAAAAAGAGGAGAATCTTTGA
- a CDS encoding GyrI-like domain-containing protein, with amino-acid sequence MMEIKEKKMEKRQVAYILYKGSYEEVPVLMGELVGFLMAKGLQMMGPPFGVYYNSPEEVPVEELQYEVGMPFAGDAKEEGRVKIKTEPEQLVLSTVYKGPYSGCGMAIGALAEYAYKNGYEIIGPPVETYISDPNETPENELITEMCFPVMKK; translated from the coding sequence ATGATGGAAATAAAGGAGAAAAAGATGGAAAAAAGACAGGTAGCATATATACTCTATAAAGGATCCTATGAAGAAGTACCAGTACTGATGGGGGAACTAGTGGGTTTTTTAATGGCCAAAGGCCTGCAGATGATGGGTCCACCATTTGGAGTTTACTACAACAGTCCTGAAGAAGTGCCAGTTGAAGAACTGCAGTACGAGGTGGGAATGCCATTTGCAGGAGATGCAAAAGAAGAGGGACGTGTGAAAATCAAAACAGAACCTGAGCAACTGGTTCTTTCAACTGTTTATAAAGGTCCTTACAGTGGATGCGGTATGGCAATTGGAGCACTGGCTGAATACGCCTATAAAAATGGCTATGAAATCATTGGTCCGCCTGTGGAAACCTACATTTCCGATCCCAATGAAACCCCAGAAAACGAGCTTATAACTGAAATGTGCTTTCCAGTGATGAAAAAATAA
- a CDS encoding GyrI-like domain-containing protein: MPKLDLKKKEKLFYYPSTKEVSVVDLPEMKFLMIDGQGDPNTSQEYQDAMETLFPVSYKTKFTSKKEKSQDYVVMPLEGLWWVDNMEEFTVADKSSWQWTVMIRQPDFINETLINKAIEELEKKKDLPSLSKLRFETFKEGKTVQIMHIGPYGEAEAPAVNKLHEYIENQGYQLRGKHHEIYISDMRRTKPEKLRTVIRQPFE, from the coding sequence ATGCCTAAATTAGACTTAAAAAAGAAAGAAAAGCTGTTTTACTATCCATCCACTAAAGAAGTTTCGGTGGTGGATCTACCGGAGATGAAATTTTTAATGATTGATGGCCAGGGAGACCCTAATACTTCTCAAGAGTACCAGGATGCAATGGAAACATTGTTCCCGGTTTCATATAAAACTAAATTCACCAGTAAAAAGGAAAAATCCCAGGATTACGTGGTAATGCCTCTGGAAGGTCTGTGGTGGGTAGACAACATGGAAGAGTTCACTGTAGCTGATAAAAGTTCCTGGCAATGGACAGTGATGATCCGCCAACCCGATTTTATTAATGAAACTCTGATAAACAAGGCCATAGAAGAACTTGAAAAAAAGAAAGATTTACCCTCCCTATCCAAACTAAGATTCGAAACTTTTAAAGAGGGGAAAACTGTTCAAATAATGCATATTGGGCCTTATGGTGAAGCAGAAGCTCCAGCAGTTAATAAATTACATGAATACATTGAAAATCAAGGTTACCAGTTAAGGGGAAAACACCACGAAATATACATCAGTGACATGCGCAGAACCAAGCCTGAAAAGCTTAGAACAGTTATAAGGCAGCCTTTTGAATGA
- a CDS encoding AEC family transporter: MPSLIFLAMYHADLSNFQTFGTITLICIAMGLISGILAYIFTYFKGYPAKTRWGVVAASTLFNSGFLGYPVVLGVFGATGLVRAVFYDVGSTILFISFGIFFLILYGGSYQDIIKRSVLFPPLLAVILGVIANLVHLPLGSVIPSTLTYLSGAAIPMIMLALGLSLEFKGIKEYFGVASFVTALKLVISPLIALIVVGLVGFTGLDRTVTIVEAGMPSAMLSLALAITYDLDIKVTAACIFLSTALSMISITILILFI, encoded by the coding sequence ATGCCCTCTTTAATATTCCTGGCCATGTACCATGCAGATCTATCAAATTTCCAAACTTTTGGAACCATTACCCTTATTTGTATTGCAATGGGCCTTATATCTGGAATTCTGGCCTACATTTTCACCTACTTTAAGGGTTACCCTGCTAAAACTCGTTGGGGGGTGGTTGCAGCTTCCACCCTCTTTAACTCCGGATTTTTGGGATATCCTGTGGTTCTGGGTGTTTTTGGAGCTACCGGATTAGTGAGAGCAGTATTCTATGATGTGGGTTCCACCATACTATTCATTTCCTTCGGAATATTTTTCTTAATTCTTTACGGTGGCAGTTATCAGGATATTATCAAAAGATCGGTCTTATTTCCACCGTTACTGGCAGTTATCCTGGGAGTTATTGCCAATTTAGTTCATCTTCCACTGGGATCAGTTATTCCCAGCACCCTCACTTACCTGAGTGGTGCTGCAATACCCATGATAATGTTGGCGTTAGGTTTATCCCTGGAATTTAAGGGTATTAAAGAATATTTTGGCGTTGCTTCTTTTGTTACAGCACTCAAGTTAGTTATTTCACCATTAATTGCCCTGATTGTGGTGGGACTGGTGGGTTTCACAGGACTAGACCGGACAGTAACCATTGTGGAAGCGGGTATGCCCTCTGCAATGCTCAGTCTGGCCCTGGCCATCACCTACGATCTGGATATAAAAGTAACTGCAGCCTGCATATTCCTGAGCACAGCCCTCAGCATGATCTCCATCACGATTTTAATCTTATTTATATGA